The genomic DNA GCTCCTCCCGGGGGAGGACGGCGATGGGCGCTGGCCTAGAGCCTATAACGGTGCCGAACATTACGAGCTGCCGCGGTACAAAAACGGTCGTCACGATAGCCAGGCCGGGATACTCGAAGCCAACCACTTTACTGATGCTCCCGCATGGTGGCGTGAGTGTATCAATGACAACACTGACCCAGGCCGGTGGGACCATCCCGTCGGATCAACCGAAGTCGCGGTCGTTGCGGGTGGCATTCGTTTTCGTAATGAGGCTTCGATGACGATCGTCGCGCGGTTTCATCCCGATTCCTTCGCCTGTGGGAGCCCTTATCCTGTCGACGATACGGAGACGACGGATCTTCGTCTCGTCAGTAGCTACATCATGCTCGGTGATCAACCGATTATCGAGCGGCGCTACCAACTCATTAATTACGGTGACAGAGCCGTTGCCAACGTCGGGATGGAAAAACTGATCGGTGGCCAGATTCTCACCGATTGGCCGCATCCGCACTACCTAAAGCAGTACCAGAACTTTATCTCGTGGGACGGCGAGGATCTTAAGAAGTACGCTCCCTTAAAATACAACGGCGACGGTCAAAAGAGTGATTTCATCCAAGTCAGAGGCACCGGGACGCTCACTCTGAGCGCGACGCCGCAACTGAGAGCGGGGCAATCGATTAGCATGCAGCAAGAGGTCGATCACGCCGGCGAAGATCTTGGCGTTTGCCTCTGCATTGCACATGGTGGCTTTGAATTCACTGGGTCTGTACTCGCTGGGCAGCGTATTGCGCCGCGGCAAGAGACCCCTGGTAGTATCGGACCCGAACAACTGCGGATCCTCAATATTCTCGGTAACCGAACCGAATCGAGTCTGAGCGCGATCACCACAACAGTCCTAAATATCCCCGGCACCGGCGTCACCAGTCACAGCGTGGGGCATGATAGCGGCGGCGGATGGGCGGTGCAGCAAGATCATGATAAACCTGGATTTATTTACTATCGGAACTACCTACCCATGACGTCAGGCCGCGTTGGTCAGGCGGTGTTTTACTTGAGGCGCGACAGCGGCGCGACCCGCAGCGACGCCGTTTTGGAAATTGATCTTGTATGGAACGGCCGTAAGGTTTTGGCGCAGAGGCTGATTAAAGCGGATGACTTTTTTGCCAGCGGTGAGTCTCAGCGCTTCGTCCTCGATTTTTTGGCACCCGGCACGGGTGTCTCCGGTGTCATGGAGCCGCGCGTCCGATGGCTTGGAGGCGCTTCGATCACATTAGAGGCTCTGATCGTTAATGCGATCTAGTTGGTCTTGGGTGACTTTAGAGTTAGGGTGAGCAGGGCACCCAGGACTAAAAATGCAGCGATAGCGTGGAGTCCAGCGACCGCCGATCCCGTCCGGTCGTTGAGCCAACCAACTAAGTAGGGACTCAGGAATCCCGCCACGTTACCAAGGGAGTTGATGAGCGCGATACCGCCAGCGGCGGCGACACCGGACAAAGTGGTGGCTGGTAGACTCCAAAATATGGGCAGGCTCGTGATAATCCCGCAGGCAGCCAGGGTCATTGCCACGAGGGCACCGGCTGTGCCGTGTAGATGACTCGCTGTAAGGTAAAATCCAAGCGCGCTAAGTAGAGACGGCATCGCAACATGCCAGCGGTATTCCCGGTGTCTATCGGCACTAGCAGAGGCGGCCATCATGGCGACAAGGGCAGCGATCCAGGGGAGCGCGGAGAGCAGGCCTACTTGACTTGGGTCGGTGACGCCGGTGCCTTTGATGACAGACGGTAGCCAAAAACTGACGCCGTAGTTTCCCATGACGAGGCAGAAGTAAACGGCGCAGAGCTGCCAAAAACGAGGAGTCCCAAGCGCGTCACGAAAACTTCCGTGCGTCTTCGTGGTCTCCTCAGTAGCGATGCTGGTGGCGACCAATTCTCGTTGCGCATGGCTGAGCCACCGCGCATGCCTGGGATTATCAGGCAGCCTTGCTGCCACATAAATGCCGAGCAACACTGCGGGCACCGCCTCAATCCAGTACATCCACTGCCATCCGCGTTGCCCACCGTGACCTTCGAGAAACTGCATGATCCAGCCTGAGAGTGGACCACCGATCATCCCGGCGACGGGGACAGCCGCCATAAAGATGGCTGTCACGCGGGTCCTGACTCCTGCGGGATACCAGTAGCCGAGGTAGAGGAGGATTCCCGGGAAAAAGCCGGCCTCTGCCATGCCGAGTAACAATCTCACCACGTAGAACTGATACTCAGTCGTGACGTGAGCCATGGCGCCTGAAAGGATGCCCCAGGTGATCATGATGCGCCCAATCCATAGCCGGGCGCCGACACGATGTAGGATCAGATTACTAGGGACTTCGAGTAAAAAATAGCCGATGAAAAACATGCCGGCGCCTAGACCATAAGCGGCTTCCGACATCGAAAGATCAGTAAGCATCTCCAGCTTGGCAAACCCGACATTGACTCGGTCGATGTAGGCGATGACGTAGCAGCAAAAGAGCAGTGGCAGTAGATGCCAACTGATTTTTCGGTAAATAGGGTGGGGATCTGAGTTCATGATTGACTCAAACGCGCTCCGTACGAGAGGAATCTATCGGAAAATCGTCTTCTGTCAGTTGCACCATGGAGCTCGAACCGCCCTGAGTTAGCTAGAGCCCTATGTATAACCCACGGAAAGCCCTTGGGTATTGGTTTTTTTGGGGTGGGCTTAAATTTTCCCTAAAGTAATTCTGGCAAGTGCCGAACACAATCTTGGTGCGCGTGAGTTAGAGCTAAGGTCACGCCCTAAGCTAACTTTCGCGGGGGTCTCACATGAAATGCATAGAAATGTATCCAACTATCGAACAGGCAAAAGAAAAATTACCAGTACTTAAAGGCCGCGGCATCGATGCCAGGCTGATAGTCGACCCCCTTGAAAGCATGGCTCCAGCTCTTTCTGACATGTCTGGGGTAGGTATCTCTGTCCCTGACGCGCGCGCCGTGGAGGCTTTTGAAGTCCTCCACCCGGCATACAAGAAAGCCTCTTAAAACAGGGGTTTGATGATCGCCGGCCAGCCGCCTGAATGGACTTCGGGCCGGCTGGCCGCGAGGTCGTCTTATTTTATTAGAAAATCATAAAATACTGGTGCATTGATTAAAAATAGGTATACTGCGACCCTCGCCGGATCAGGCTTTTATCAATAGTCGGGGGGGTACGCAGCATGACCAAGACTCGTGTCGTGGCAGCAATGTCGGGAGGTGTGGACTCCTGTGTCGCGGCGGCTTTGCTACTTGAGCAGGGCTACGAGGTTATTGGTATTACGATGCAGCTGTGGAACCATGCTGGCGACGGCGAGGAGCGTTTTGATAGCTGCTGCTCGCTCACTGATGTCCACGACGCACGCATGGCGGCCCACCGCATGGGTGTCCCTCATTACGTCGTGAACTACGAGCGTGAGTTTAAAAAGGGCGTCGTCGATTATTTCGCGTCTGAATACGGCGCCGGGCGTACGCCTAATCCGTGCGTGATGTGCAACAGTAAACTCAAATTTGATCACTTAGTGGACCGTGCACGTGCGCTCGGTGCCGACTGGGTGGCGACTGGGCACTATGCGCGGGTCGTGCACCATAGCGATGGACGCCCGAGTGAGCTCTATACAGGCCTTGATCCCAAGAAGGACCAAAGCTACTTCCTCTTCGACATGCAGCCCGACAATCTCAAGCGGGCGATGTTTCCGCTTGGTGGTTTAACTAAACCTGAGGTGCGGGCGATCGCTGCACGTCTTGGACTCCATACGGCGGAAAAACACGAGAGCCAAGAGATCTGCTTTGTCACTGGGGGCCGCTACAGCGACTTTTTAGAAAAGCATTATCCCGACGTGGTGCGTGGACGCGGCGGTGAGATTGTCGATCGTGATGGTCTCGTTCTTGGGCGTCACGAGGGAATTCATCTCTTTACAGTCGGGCAACGCAAGGGACTTGGGGCTTTAGGTCCCGACCCCAAATATGTGGCTGCGATCGACGCAGAGCACAACCGTGTTGTCGTCGATGATCTCGAGAATCTTAAAGTCGAGGGCTTTGGCGTCGATCTCGTCAATTGGCTTGTACCGCGCGACGAGATCACGGCTGATCGGACCTTAAGTGTGATGGTGCGGTACCGGGCTAAGCCGGTCGCTTGTCGCGTGGTGCCAGATGCGGATAAACCAGGGCGCTACCAGGTCCTGCTCGCCGAGAAGGCGCGCTGGGTGACTCCGGGGCAAGCGGCCGTATTTTATGACCAAGAGAGGGTAGTCGGTGGAGGGTTCATTGCCAACAACACAGCCTATAAGGCCACCGTGGCCGCGGCCAGCACGCCTGGAGGATTATCAACTCCTCGGGGCCCAACATCAGCCGATCTTCACGCGACTTGACGTGCTGCAGGAACGGGCCGGCCACCGCTTTGCCGACCTGACCCTGTTGTACGAGGCGCTGACGCATCGCTCGGCCTTGATGGAACTCAGTAGCGTTGTACCCCAGCGTGGTGCGACTGCTAGGAGAAAGTCCGCAGCCAGTGCGTCGCCAAGTTTACCTTGGAACGAGCGGCTTGAATTTCTTGGCGACGCCGTTCTTGGTCTGGCCATCAGCCAGAGGCTCATGGAGAGTAGCGACAAGCTTGCAGAGGGTGATCTGTCCCGTCTGCGTGCCATGCTGGTGAACGAGGAAAACCTGGCTGACCAAGCACGTCAATTGCAACTCGGTAAGTTCCTCATTATGGGTAAGGGCACGGCTCAGACTGGTGGTCGTAATCGCGACTCACTCTTAGCTGATGCACTTGAAGCCCTAATCGGTGCGGTTTTTGTCGACGGTGGCTTCGCTGCTGCCGATGCTCTGATCGGGCGGATCTTCGCCGGTCAGCTCAAAGGTGATTTAGCTCAGTACAAAAGATCGGACTATAAGACGCAACTGCAGGAATTAACGCAGGCCCACAACAAACAGACACCTGTTTATGAGGTGGCGCAGGAATCCGGCCCCGATCATGCCAAGGTGTTTGAGGTGCGTTGCATTGTCTCCGGCCGTGAACTCGGTCGTGGCCGCGGCGCCAGTAAGAAACGAGCTTCGCAAGAAGCAGCCAAGTTAGCCATATCTTCATTTAAGCAGGTAGCGAAGGAGGGGCAGTTATGATCAATGGTATCGTCGCCATAGTTGGTCGGCCCAATGTCGGTAAGTCAACTCTCTTTAACCGTCTCACCGTATCGGATGACGCTATCGTCGATGATCGGCCGGGCGTGACGCGCGATCGTCTCTATGGCCATGCTTGGCTTGATGCCGAGAAGACCAGTGGCTTTATGGTGATCGACACCGGCGGATTTGAGACGGATGACTTCAAGTTTCAGCCCTTTGCCGAAAACTTAGTGTGGCGCCAAACCGAGGCGGCTATCAAAGAATCGGATTTAGTCCTGTTGGTTTTAGACGGCAAATCAGGCATGAATCCGCATGACCGTCAGCTCAAGCGCTACTTGGAAGAGATAAAAAAACCACACGTGATCGCCGTCAACAAGGTTGACGGGCCCGAGCAGAGTCAGGTCATGTGGGAGTTCTTCGAGCTAGGTGTCGATGAGCTTATCAAGGTTAGTGCGGCGCACAATCGCGGCGTTGGTGATCTGAAGCAGCAGCTGGCTGACGAGCTCGAGACGCTACCGAGTCTGGCGCACGTTAAATCGGCCAGCGATGCTATCCGCATAGCCATCGTCGGGCGTCCGAATGCAGGTAAATCGTCGATACTTAATCGGATGATGGGCGAGGAGCGGGCCTTAGTCTCAGACATTGCAGGCACGACTCGTGATTCGCTCGACACTCCGATGGTCTATAACAACCAGGCCTACGTCCTGATCGACACAGCGGGTATCAGGCGTAAATCCAAGATCAACGAGCGTCTGGAAAGCTTAAGTGTCATGCGGAGCCTTAGGGCGATTGAGCGCGCCGATGTAGTTCTGCTGGTGCTTGATGCCGTTCAGGGTCTGACGGAGCAGGATGCGCGCCTGGCTGATCTCGCTGCAGATCGCGGTAAACCGGTCGGGATCGTCGTCAACAAGTGGGATATATTCCCCGATAAAGAATCGAACACGGCCAAGGAGTATACGGCGGCCATTCATCGCGAGCTGAAGACGCTGTCGTATGCGCCTATTACCTTCGTGTCGGCCCTGACGAATCAGCGTGTCCACCAGTTGATGTCTCTGGCCGAACGACTAGCACAGTCGGCAAAGAGCCGCGTCGATACCAGCGAGGTCAACCGGGTACTGCGGGCCATGGTCCAGGAGCATACTCCGGCACTGATCAAGGCTAAGTCGAAGCGGGTGAAGTTTTACTTTGCCACCCAGGTCGCCGTGTCGCCCCCAACGATCGTTGTTTTCTGCAACGTATCCAATGAGATTCATGAAAGTTATGTGCGCTATATGACTAACAGGTTCAGGCGGGATTTGGGCTTTGCAGAAGTGCCGATCAGGCTTATATTCCGTCCCAAGAGCGATGTGCGCCAGCGCGATGCAGAGGCTGCTAGCGAGGCCAAGGAGTCCCTAGATTAGGGCGCTGCGGTGGTGCTATAATTGGGGTGCCGGAAATGTCCCGCCCCCCCTTGCTCTTGCTACTACCCTAAACTCACGCAGACCCATCGGATCAAAGGAGCCCCATCATGTCGGATCAGTCAGACTGTAAACAATTGAGTCGCCGTCAGGCTCTCCAAAAACTTGCTGCTGCAGTGCCGGTCACTGTCGTAGCTGCCAGTGCTGTGCGGGCGATGGCTGCAGAAGCCCCAGCGGCCAAGCCGGCGGCTGCACCAGCTGCTGCTGGCCCCGAGCTAAAATTAGTGCCCGACACGGATGCCACCGCAAAGGCGCTTAAGTACGTGCCGGACGCTACCAAAGCGACTCGCGTCGACAAGATGGGCGTCGCAGGTAAGGACCAAAACTGCAAGAACTGCCAGTTCTACACCAAGGCAGGTGAAGTTAAGGGGCAGGAAGTAGGCAAGTGCCTCATGCTTCCAGCTGGTATGGTGGCTTCCACTGGTTGGTGTATGTCGTGGACCAAGAAGGCCTGAGTACTGAGCCCTCTATCTACGAAGAGATAGGTGCCGATCTCATACGCCGATGTTTGACCGTTTTTTACGAACGGGCATTCACCGACGGGGTGATCGGTCATTTCTTTTTTGGTAAAGACCGCGCGCATATCACCGAGCAGCAGATCGATTTTGCCACAGCCATGCTCGGTGGTCCGCGCAAATACCGCGGTAAACCGTTGGCTGCGGCTCATGCCCATCTGGACATCAGACGACCGCATTTTATGCGGCGTCAAGTTTTGATGCGCGAGGTGTTGACGGAGATGGGGGTTCCGGAGCGCCAGCGCGATGCATGGCTGGCACTTGAGGAGGCGCTGCGTCCCGTCGTCACGCGGCCGACTAGGTAAGGAATCACCCTAGTAGGCTCAGCATCGGCAACGCGGGATCCCGCTGCAGCCAAATCCCATCACGCCGTGGCAGGTCGCCCTCGCTGACATGGAGCGTATAGGCGTGACGCGAACGCGACGACGTATTCTTGTGACTCATATGCGGTGCAAGCGCATGCAGGAGTATAACGCTGCCCTTGGGCACCTCCAAGGGCACGGTGGCATCCAGGTTCCACGGGGTGGCGTCGTGAGTCTCAAAATTTGTTGTTTCGTCTGGTAAACGAGTCATTGTTTGTCGGCGTCCCGCCTTATGAGCGCCAGGGATAGCCCATAGGCAACCGTTTTCCTCTGTAGCATCTTCAAGCGCAAACCAAAGACCAATCAAACTGCTCGGCTCGGTGTCGAGAAACGTACTATCTTGGTGGCACGTCACTTCGCCGCCGATATGCGGTTGTTTGAATATGTACATAGACTGCATGATGCGTGGGTCACGAAATTTACCTAGGCTAGTCACAATGCTGCGAATCTCAGGCAGCAATGAGAATTCGCGGAACACCGGGTCGAGATCAGCCAAGGCGTGGCCGATCTTATTGATGGCTAGGTGCTTGTCGCGCGTCAACGTGCCGTCGGCGCTGAGGGCGTCTTCTTCAAAAAAGAAGCGGATCTTATCCCCCGACTCCAGGAAGTAATGATTGCGGACATGACTGTTGCGATCGGTCGCGAAGATGACCTTGAGATCACCTGGCTCAAAGGCGTCGACCAGCTCATCGGCGCGACCGCGGAGTGCGTCGCAGGTGTGAGATGGAATGACACCGGGGAGGACTAAAAAGCCATCACGGTCAAACTGGCTGATATCACGGGTAGTTAGCAAAACTACAAGCTCCTTTTTACCGACCTTCAGGTGGGGGTGCCCCCATGTGACGATCTCTCGTCTACCTGGTAGTAGTCCGGTCTACCAGGGGATTTTTGCGATGGGTCGCCCTTACTGCGGTTTGCCCGAGGTTCAAAGTTGGGATTACGGTATTTTCCGAACCATTAAACCGATATTATTGTAAATAAACTACTTAACAAATAATTTTTATTATATTATTTACTTTTTAATTAAATAAAATTATATATAACTTGTCTTGAAGATATCTTTTTAACAAAATCTTGGGAGATCTTTATGAAACTAGCTTCAAACAAACTCGCTTTGACCGTTCGCGCCGCCATCGCCAGCACCTTCGTGGTGGTCACCATGTCTTCAGCTGCCATGGCTGAGGAGCTCCAGTACTGCGATCAAATTTTCTCAGGCGGTGACTCTGCTTATGTCCCATGCGTTTCCGGTGTTGATCAAGGTAACGGCACAGTCGTGGTCTATGACAACAATGGCAACATTGTGCACATCGAGAAGAAGTGAGTCTTCCAGCCTCTGACACCCGTGGTGGTTTAGATCGCCAAGGTGAAAGGTGGGCCCACAAGCTAGATGTCGTCAATCAGACGGCGCTAGTTTGTGGGCCCTTTTTTCGTGGGCCTTTTTTCGTGGCTTACCATGATCTTGTTGGTTTCACTGGTTGATTCCGATTACTATGTGTATAGCGTGAGACGACAATTCGAACGGGCTTAGACGATGACGATAACCTCGACACCTCTCTCAACCACACACCTCGGTAGAACCATTAAGACTCTCGAGGTGTCCTATCAGATGCTGCGGTCTGCACAGGCTGGTAGCATTGAATACGAGGTGGCTCGTAATGCTACCATCAAGGGCTTTGAGCTTTGTCTTGAGACTTCTGGCAAACTACTGCGCAAGTCTCTAAAGCCCTACTTTGCTTCGTCGCGCCAAGTCGATGAGCTCATGTTTAAGGATCTTTTTCGTCACGCCCACAAGCATGGCTTCTTTACCGCCGATGAGGTCGATAGGTGGTTTTCCTACCGCGATAATCGTAACAAAACTGCCCACGATTACGGCGAGGGATTTGCAGAGGAAACGGTGAAGCTCATACAACCATTCTTGCACGACGCCATCAAACTCAAAGGTGTGATCGATGCCCGCAGCGCTTCAGCTTGATCCGCGTTACTTAGCGATGCTGCGTTTGATCTTTGATAAGTATCTCAAAGATCAATCGGTGGAAGTTTTGGCCTACGGTAGTCGTCTCACGGCAAATTTTCACTCCGGCAGCGATCTCGATCTGGTTATCAGGAATACCAAAGATCGCTCCCTGCCGGTAAAGCACATGTTTGACCTGCTCGAAGACATTCGCGAGAGCAACGTCCCGATCCTGGTCGATGTCTTAGACTGGGCTAGGATTCCGGACGAATTTCACACTCAAATCGAGCGCCAACATCTAGTGATTTGGCCGGTAGGCTAAAGAATTTCGCTTTGTTAGATCGAAGTGCTAGAGTTGTATAAGAGGCAGCCTACTTGGGGAAGCTGGTGGGAATCCAGCACTGTGCCGCAACGGTGTATGGAGGTTCGTGTAACCCCATGAGTCCGAATGCCAAGTAGGCATTTTTTATCTCTCGAGCAAGGGGACTGTTGATGAAGCTAGCAAAACACGGTCGTGTCGGTACTGGTCAGCTGGGGGCGATGCTTGCAGTTGGGGTCTTAGGCGCGTCGCTTGGGTGTGGGAACAAAGATAAGGATGAGACGGCGGTGACGGCACAGCCTTTTTCGGGGATTGCAATTGCTGGCGTGCCTGCGGACTACAGCTCTTCGAAGTTGTTTTTTCAACCTCTGAAAGATGGCGCCATTAACGGCGACCTTAAAACTTTGCTTAGTGGTGAGTCAGGTGATCCGTGGCTGACCACGATGAACGACAAGCTTTATTTTTTCAACAGGACAAGCACCAGCTCTAATTTTCGCTCGATAGATACCAAGCAATCTGATGGCGCCCCGGGCAACCAGATTCGCACAGAGCAAGCGGGTTCTGGTGATCCTCACGACGCACTGTGGTTGTCATCTGACCGAGTGTTACTCGCACATTACATTGCAAATAAGTTGGT from Deltaproteobacteria bacterium includes the following:
- a CDS encoding iron permease encodes the protein MSDQSDCKQLSRRQALQKLAAAVPVTVVAASAVRAMAAEAPAAKPAAAPAAAGPELKLVPDTDATAKALKYVPDATKATRVDKMGVAGKDQNCKNCQFYTKAGEVKGQEVGKCLMLPAGMVASTGWCMSWTKKA
- a CDS encoding nucleotidyltransferase domain-containing protein, whose translation is MPAALQLDPRYLAMLRLIFDKYLKDQSVEVLAYGSRLTANFHSGSDLDLVIRNTKDRSLPVKHMFDLLEDIRESNVPILVDVLDWARIPDEFHTQIERQHLVIWPVG
- a CDS encoding MFS transporter, with protein sequence MNSDPHPIYRKISWHLLPLLFCCYVIAYIDRVNVGFAKLEMLTDLSMSEAAYGLGAGMFFIGYFLLEVPSNLILHRVGARLWIGRIMITWGILSGAMAHVTTEYQFYVVRLLLGMAEAGFFPGILLYLGYWYPAGVRTRVTAIFMAAVPVAGMIGGPLSGWIMQFLEGHGGQRGWQWMYWIEAVPAVLLGIYVAARLPDNPRHARWLSHAQRELVATSIATEETTKTHGSFRDALGTPRFWQLCAVYFCLVMGNYGVSFWLPSVIKGTGVTDPSQVGLLSALPWIAALVAMMAASASADRHREYRWHVAMPSLLSALGFYLTASHLHGTAGALVAMTLAACGIITSLPIFWSLPATTLSGVAAAGGIALINSLGNVAGFLSPYLVGWLNDRTGSAVAGLHAIAAFLVLGALLTLTLKSPKTN
- a CDS encoding group 1 truncated hemoglobin, with the protein product MPHASSWYGGFHWLVYVVDQEGLSTEPSIYEEIGADLIRRCLTVFYERAFTDGVIGHFFFGKDRAHITEQQIDFATAMLGGPRKYRGKPLAAAHAHLDIRRPHFMRRQVLMREVLTEMGVPERQRDAWLALEEALRPVVTRPTR
- a CDS encoding phytanoyl-CoA dioxygenase family protein, with translation MSQFDRDGFLVLPGVIPSHTCDALRGRADELVDAFEPGDLKVIFATDRNSHVRNHYFLESGDKIRFFFEEDALSADGTLTRDKHLAINKIGHALADLDPVFREFSLLPEIRSIVTSLGKFRDPRIMQSMYIFKQPHIGGEVTCHQDSTFLDTEPSSLIGLWFALEDATEENGCLWAIPGAHKAGRRQTMTRLPDETTNFETHDATPWNLDATVPLEVPKGSVILLHALAPHMSHKNTSSRSRHAYTLHVSEGDLPRRDGIWLQRDPALPMLSLLG
- the mnmA gene encoding tRNA 2-thiouridine(34) synthase MnmA is translated as MTKTRVVAAMSGGVDSCVAAALLLEQGYEVIGITMQLWNHAGDGEERFDSCCSLTDVHDARMAAHRMGVPHYVVNYEREFKKGVVDYFASEYGAGRTPNPCVMCNSKLKFDHLVDRARALGADWVATGHYARVVHHSDGRPSELYTGLDPKKDQSYFLFDMQPDNLKRAMFPLGGLTKPEVRAIAARLGLHTAEKHESQEICFVTGGRYSDFLEKHYPDVVRGRGGEIVDRDGLVLGRHEGIHLFTVGQRKGLGALGPDPKYVAAIDAEHNRVVVDDLENLKVEGFGVDLVNWLVPRDEITADRTLSVMVRYRAKPVACRVVPDADKPGRYQVLLAEKARWVTPGQAAVFYDQERVVGGGFIANNTAYKATVAAASTPGGLSTPRGPTSADLHAT
- a CDS encoding ribosome biogenesis GTPase Der, translated to MINGIVAIVGRPNVGKSTLFNRLTVSDDAIVDDRPGVTRDRLYGHAWLDAEKTSGFMVIDTGGFETDDFKFQPFAENLVWRQTEAAIKESDLVLLVLDGKSGMNPHDRQLKRYLEEIKKPHVIAVNKVDGPEQSQVMWEFFELGVDELIKVSAAHNRGVGDLKQQLADELETLPSLAHVKSASDAIRIAIVGRPNAGKSSILNRMMGEERALVSDIAGTTRDSLDTPMVYNNQAYVLIDTAGIRRKSKINERLESLSVMRSLRAIERADVVLLVLDAVQGLTEQDARLADLAADRGKPVGIVVNKWDIFPDKESNTAKEYTAAIHRELKTLSYAPITFVSALTNQRVHQLMSLAERLAQSAKSRVDTSEVNRVLRAMVQEHTPALIKAKSKRVKFYFATQVAVSPPTIVVFCNVSNEIHESYVRYMTNRFRRDLGFAEVPIRLIFRPKSDVRQRDAEAASEAKESLD
- the rnc gene encoding ribonuclease III — its product is MLQERAGHRFADLTLLYEALTHRSALMELSSVVPQRGATARRKSAASASPSLPWNERLEFLGDAVLGLAISQRLMESSDKLAEGDLSRLRAMLVNEENLADQARQLQLGKFLIMGKGTAQTGGRNRDSLLADALEALIGAVFVDGGFAAADALIGRIFAGQLKGDLAQYKRSDYKTQLQELTQAHNKQTPVYEVAQESGPDHAKVFEVRCIVSGRELGRGRGASKKRASQEAAKLAISSFKQVAKEGQL
- a CDS encoding nucleotidyltransferase — encoded protein: MTITSTPLSTTHLGRTIKTLEVSYQMLRSAQAGSIEYEVARNATIKGFELCLETSGKLLRKSLKPYFASSRQVDELMFKDLFRHAHKHGFFTADEVDRWFSYRDNRNKTAHDYGEGFAEETVKLIQPFLHDAIKLKGVIDARSASA